TAGGGAGTTGAGCACGCGTAGGATTTCCGCATCCAGGGTGGGGCTGACACTGCCCACGATGCGGCGCCGCTCCAGTGCGCCGGTCTCGCTCACCTCAAAATAGGCGAACACTACCCCCTGGCGGCCGTGCCGCAGGTCGTCGACGGGGTAGCGTACCTGGGTTTGCACGTAATAGCTAAGGCTGGATACCGGCCGCCCCTGAAATTTCTGGGCCGGAAATGTAGGGCTCTCTTCGCTGTAATTGAGCGCCGGAGGCACCAAAGCCGGTCCAAAGGTTAAAGGCAGCGCTACGGTAGTGGGAGCTGATTTATTCTGGCCGGGTGCACCGGTACCGAGCTGCCAGGCGGGCAGCAGCTGCTCCAGCTGGCTGGCCAGTACCTGCACTGCCGGCATAGAAGTGAGGGCGAAAGCCGGTGAGCCGGCGGGCGGCATCAAAAAATAAGATTTCTGAGTCCGCCCCTGGTCGTCCAGCTCCAGGCGAAGAAAAACCTCGCCAGTCAGCGCCGGGCCGGCCTGGCGCTGCACCCGCGTGAGCAGAGCCTGCAACGAGTCGGGTCCACCCGGAAAGCGAGGGCCGGTGTAGGCCGTAG
The sequence above is drawn from the Hymenobacter baengnokdamensis genome and encodes:
- a CDS encoding energy transducer TonB encodes the protein MRHFFIQRLCRQTVACFSVLFWGLAAFTTRAQTAPAMALLGNDPTATAYTGPRFPGGPDSLQALLTRVQRQAGPALTGEVFLRLELDDQGRTQKSYFLMPPAGSPAFALTSMPAVQVLASQLEQLLPAWQLGTGAPGQNKSAPTTVALPLTFGPALVPPALNYSEESPTFPAQKFQGRPVSSLSYYVQTQVRYPVDDLRHGRQGVVFAYFEVSETGALERRRIVGSVSPTLDAEILRVLNSLPNALTPPRQQGRPVRVGYVLPFTFRIQ